A window of the Loxodonta africana isolate mLoxAfr1 unplaced genomic scaffold, mLoxAfr1.hap2 scaffold_56, whole genome shotgun sequence genome harbors these coding sequences:
- the LOC135229845 gene encoding protein FAM170B-like: MRTVKGAAVAWQTKTSFAPVGKMPQVFEAELSEESTIGSAPSLANTESLVSTLEPWQEGPQTCTSDPTDQGEKHGESPRAATPEWLVTRERGFRCVACGRLFQSREALVAHAAHGVSQSFSCRVFFQELLERPLPGSVQGRPQRCHLLARRYLMASKKREVREMRAVCRRLEEQLEKQREELKRLRHQLDRLQRQARPQKVQHQGQRGKDLKTC, encoded by the coding sequence aTGCGCACAGTCAAGGGGGCGGCGGTCgcttggcagaccaaaacctcctttgcccccgtgggcaagatgccccaggtctttgaggctgagctctctgaggagagcaccatcggctctgcccccagtctggccaacactgagtccctggtcagcaccctggagccctggcaggaggggccccagacctgtacttcggaccccaccgaccaaggggagaagcatggggagagcccccgcgcagccaccccggagtggctggtgacccgtgagcgcggcttccgctgcgtggcctgcggCCGCCTGTTccagtcccgggaggccctggttgcgcacgcggcgcatggtgtgagccagagcttcagctgccgggtcttctttcaagagctgctggagaggccgCTGCCAGGCTCAGTCCAGGGGAGGCCCCAACGCTGCCACCTgctggccaggcgttacctgatggcctccaagaagagggaggtgagggagatgagagcagtctgcaggcgcctggaggagcagctggagaagcagagagaagaattgaagaggctgaggcaccagctggacaggctgcagaggcaggccaggccgcagaaggtgcagcaccaaggccagagggggaaggacctaaagacctgctag